A window of Arachis duranensis cultivar V14167 unplaced genomic scaffold, aradu.V14167.gnm2.J7QH unplaced_Scaffold_184137, whole genome shotgun sequence genomic DNA:
ATTGGTCTAGGGGTGATATGGCGTGGCTACTCTTCAGTTCCCTATTTGCTAATTCAGCCTGTCCATTGGTCTGAGGGTGATATGGCATAGCTACTTTATGTATCACTCCATATTTATGGAGCAGCTTCTCCATTTGTTTTTTGCAAAAATGACTACCACCGTCACTCACAAGACCCTTGGGAACTCCATATCTAGTGAAAATGTGCTTCTTAAGGAATTGAAGAACAATCTGTGCATCACATGTGGTTGTGGCtatagcttccacccactttgagacGTATTCTACTGCCACCAAAATATATCTGAAAGAATAGGAAGGAgggaagggtcccatgaaatcaattcCCCATAAATCAAATAGTTCCACTTCCAGGATGAAgttttgaggcatctcattccttctcGTCAAGCCTCCTGTTCTCTGGCATTCATTGCACTGATGGACAAATTCTctagcatctttgaagatggttggccaatagaacccACTCTGTAATATCTTTGCAgctgttctttctggaccaaaatgtccaccataGGCAGACCCATGACAATGCCACAGTATATTTCTTGTTTCACTCTCAGGAACACATCGGCTAATTACTCCATCAGAACATCTCTTGAACAGGaagggttcatcccacaagaacttcTTTGCTTCACTGATTAATctcttcacttgttgcttagataattcttgaggtatcttctttcctactttgtagtttgctatgtcagcaaaccaaggtgcATGTTGAATCTGTAGCAGATGTTCGTCTGGGAAGTTTTCATTCACTGGCTGTGAGGCTTCTTGAATTGTTTCTTGTGGCAATCTTGATAAATGATCGGCAACTTTGTTTTCAGTGCCCTTCCTGTCTTttatttcaatatcaaattcttgtaagagtaatatccacctgataagtcttggtttagcatcctgtTTTGACATTAAATACTTAAtggcagcatgatcagtataaaccacaattttggatcctatcaagtatgatctaaacttatcaaatgcatacactacagctaacaattctttttctgttgtggtgtaatttttttgggcCTCATTCAAAactttacttgcataatatataacatgatgcaagtttcccttcttttgtccaagcacagcaccaattgcaatgttacttgcatcacacattagttcaaaagGTAGTTCCCAATCTGGgggtgtgataattggtgctgttgtgagtcTGTTTTTCAAAGTTTCAAAAGAATGCTGGCaattttcatcaaaaacaaaaggaacaTCAACCATAAGcagattactcaaaggtttagctattttagaaaaatctttgataaatcttctataaaatcctgcatgccctaagaaacttctaacagatttcacattGGTTGGTGGGGGAagcttttctatgatttttacTTTTGCTTTATCAacttctatcccttttcttgaaactttgtgaccaagaacaatcccttctcgtaccatgaaatggcacttttcccaattcaaaaccaaattagtttcttggcatcGTTTCAAGACTAGAGTTAGATGTTGCAAACAATCATAGAAGTtgtcaccaaaaacagaaaagtcatccatgaaaacttctaaGAACTTTTCGACCATATCTGAAAAAATTGcaagcatacacctttgaaaagtggctggggcattgcataacccgaatggcattcttctataggcaaaaactccaaatggacatgtccgaatggcattcttctataggcAAAAACTCCAAATGGGCATGTAAAAGAGGTCTTTTCCTGGTCTTTTGGATCCACCACTGTTTGATTATATCCGGAGTAGCCATCAAGGAAACAATAGTAGGCATGGCCGGCTAATctctcaagcatctgatcaataaaGGGAAGAGGGAAATGATCTTTACGGGTGGCATCATTTAGCCTcctgtagtcaatgcacatcctccatcctgtcacagttcttgtgggaatgagttcattcttctcattaacgATGACCGTCATCCCACCCTTCTTTGGTACTACTTGGACTGGACTTATCCATGAGCTGTCAGAGATGGGATAGATTATCCCTGCATTCCACAACTTCACTACTTCCTTTTGGATGACTTCTTTCATGGTGGGGTTTAACCTTCTCTGGGGTTGAATAACTGGTTTGGAGTTATCCTCCAAGTGGATTTTATGCATGCACactgctgggctaatgcccttcaaatcatcaatggtccatcctagTGCATCCTTGTGGGCCTTGAGTACATCAataagttcttcttcttccctttttgttagggatgaattgatgatcacaGGGAAACTCTCTGATGTgccaaggaatgcatatttgagatgggtGGGTAATGGCTTCAATTCTTGTTTTTGTACTTCTTCTTTCTTATCTGATTTTGCCTTTTGGTCAATAGAGATTTCAGCTGCCTGTTCCTTGGTTGTCTCTTGACCACTTTCCTCTTCTTGTTCATGCTG
This region includes:
- the LOC110277443 gene encoding uncharacterized protein LOC110277443 yields the protein MAKRIDSLQVAAVNTSQPSTEECKAIQLRSGRTLGSNNDTAKKQVESSKKPIDAEEANDQNMMPNKNTENPKGEEDQPINTHKEEEEAIQGQQKKEKDLNPPLPYPQRFNKETKDQHFRKFLETFKKLEINIPLAEALEQMPLYAKFLKELINKKRSWLEKETILLTEECSAVLQKGIPPKLKDPGSFVVACTIGNMTLDKALCDLGASINLMPLSMMRKLAIEELKPTRMSLVMADRSIKTPNGIVENLLVKIGEFIFPADFQLPEQEEYLSVDMIENLVEEVLEANQHEQEEESGQETTKEQAAEISIDQKAKSDKKEEVQKQELKPLPTHLKYAFLGTSESFPVIINSSLTKREEEELIDVLKAHKDALGWTIDDLKGISPAVCMHKIHLEDNSKPVIQPQRRKGTENKVADHLSRLPQETIQEASQPVNENFPDEHLLQIQHAPCRCVPESETRNILWHCHGSAYGGHFGPERTAAKILQSGFYWPTIFKDAREFVHQCNECQRTGGLTRRNEMPQNFILEVELFDLWGIDFMGPFPPSYSFRYILVAVEYVSKWVEAIATTTCDAQIVLQFLKKHIFTRYGVPKGLVSDGGSHFCKKQMEKLLHKYGVIHKVAMPYHPQTNGQAELANRELKSSHAISPLDQWTG